The Deltaproteobacteria bacterium genomic interval AAAACATCGCCACTGAGAGAAAATATCTTTGTCCCCGTCGCTTCACCAACACCAAGGTCCTTAAACCACCGGGCGCCGTTTCTAACAAGATGAGAAACATTGCAGAGTGTCTCCATATTATTTATCAGTGTGGGGCAGCCGAATACGCCTGATTCGGCAGGATAAGGCGGTTTCCCCCTGGGGAAGGGGAACTTCCCCTCTACCGATTCGATGGCCGCCGTCTCTTCACCACCAATATAATGGCCCGAGGTGCGGTGAATTCTCAACTCCAGACGTCCACCGGTATGTTCATTAACAAGGTCGTAGAGGTTGGATTCCCGCCATTGCATAAGGGCCTCTTCCATGGCTGCATGGGCACGGTCGAGTTCGGGATTAATGTAGAATACGATTTTGTTAATCCCTGTCGTAACGGCCGCAATAAGTGCGCCTTCAATGAGCTGGTGCGGTGTTTCCTCGATAAGCACCCGGTCCTTAAATGTTCCCGGCTCATCTTCATTTCCATTGCAGATAAGATATTTGTCACCTTTGGTCTTCTTATCGACAAGAAATTTCCACTTAATGTGTGCAGGAAAGCCGCTGCCACCAAGTCCCCGGAGCCCCGCCTCTTTCACCATTTCAAGAACGGCGGCAGGATCGGAAAGGGCCTTTCTCAGCGCCTCCCCTCCCCCAACTTCCAGCCAGCGCTGAAAATCAGCCCCGAAACGGATATTTTCATGCAGTAATACCTGATTAAGTTTAATCATTTCCCATTCCCCCTCTTGGCATAATCAGGAAAGAGAACAGGGCTCTTCTTCTCCATGCTCATACCGGCGTGGGTCAGTTCACGCCTGAGCCTGCTTAAGTGTTCTATTGTCACTTTCTTATGGCCCCTGCCATGAGAAATGGCTGATGCACTCTGTCCGGCACGTCGTCCAAAGCAGATAATCTCCAGCAGGGCATTACCCATGATACGATTTCTGCCGTGGATTCCACCGCTTACTTCCCCCACACAGTAGAGGCCGGGAACCGTTGTCTGACCATTTTCGTCAATAACAGCGCCGCCATTTTGATAGTGCAGCGTAGGATAAACCATGAGCGGTTCTGTTTCAGGATCGAGATTGCACATTTTCCCCGTCTGAAGAACTTTCGGAAAGCGCTTCTGTAAAATTCCGGGCTCTTTCTTTTCAAGATAGGGCGTATCGAGCCAGACGCCCTGGATACCATCATCAGTAAAAACACCCCTCCCCTCAGCGCACTCTCTGAGGATGGCAGAAGTAACGCAGTCTCTTGCTTTTAGTTCATCGATAAAACGTTCCCCTTTGCCGTTTAAAAGCCTTGCTCCGGCGGAACGTATACCTTCCGTAATAAGCGAGCCCGACATATGGCTCGGATAGGCCATGCCTGTGGGATGATACTGGAATGAATCGATATCTCTCAGTTTAGCACCCAGGCGATAGGCAAGAACGAGGCCGTCTGCCGTGGCGCCTATATGGTTGGAAGTGGGGAATTTATTCAGATGAACACGGCCGATGCCGCCTGTAGCCATAATAACGGCCTGTGCCTTTATTATGGTATAGTTCTGCTTGTTCAGCGAGAGCACGACGGCCCCTGCACAGTGGCCCGATTCGTTAGAAAGAAGCTCGACGACAGGGTTATACTCCCACACATCGACTCCGCTGTTGAGTACCCCTTCACGAAGCGCCTTCATCATTTCAAGGCCCGTATAGTCACGATAGTAAACGATACGGTCTGCCGATGTCCCACCTGCACGACGGAGCATGAGATCGCCGAAACGGTCTTCATCAAACTGCATCCCCTGGCCTATAAGCCACCTGATCGTGTCGGGCGCATCGGTAACGAGGCTTTTGACAAGTCCCGAATCGGCAACAAAATGCCCACCTTTAATGGTATCGTCAAAGTGCATCTGCGGTGTATCGTCCTTGCCGATAGAAGCCTGTATGCCCCCCTCAGCCATTACCGTATTGGAATCACCGAGCCTGAGCTTGGTAGCAAGGATGACCCTTGCCCCTTCCTTGGCAGCCGTCAGAGCTGCGGCACAGCCCGCCCCGCCGCCGCCGATGACGAGAACATCCGTTTCATAAACAGGCGCACCGGCAAGATCAGCTTCCTCGATGACAGCATCAGCCTGCAAAATACCGGCAAGCTGGCTGTGACACATTTCACCGGCATTGGGACCGATTGTGAGTGGAACCATTGTTCCCTCAACATAATCAGGGTGATATTTCTTCAAAAGTTCGGGAACATCCACCTCTTCAGGTGAAGAAACATCACCGGAAAGCTGCCCGTATATTTTTAGAGCTTCCGCTCTTTTTATTCCTTTTGCCATGAAATTATTCCCTGTCTTCAGTTTTTTCGTCATATTCAACAGGATAGAGACCTTTTCTCATGGCCTCTAACCGGTTAATCAGGTTTGAAGGGCGAATATGAAAATAAGCGGTAATTCTTCTGCCGAAAAGACCGACATGATTCGGTGTAATTCTCTCAGGGCAAGAGGTAAGGCAAAGCCCGCACATGACGCATTCCAGAAAATGTTCACCCGACTCCTTGAACTTCCCTGCAACGGCCAGTTCAACCCCCTTTTCAACATCGATATCCTTGGGGCAGGACTTGGTACAGCCGCTGCAATGGCGGCAGTTAATTGCCTCGGGAAAGACCTGATGAAACTGGGCCTGCGTATCCCAGGAATTCTGAAAATCTTCAAGCTGGTAGTGATGATGGTTGGATGTGGGAAAAACGAGAAAAATAATCTGCATTCCCTTCTCAACAATTGTCTGACAACCGAGTTCCGTCGTAATTTCCGATCCGCCGGCACGCCTTACTAGCACCTTGCAGGCGCCGCAAACCCCCTCAAGACAACCGACGCCGTGAACCATGGGGTATCCCGCATGCCACATGGCCTGAATAGCCGACATGGCATGAGGAAGCTTGATATCCTTTCCGTTTATATTGACCTCAATCGTTCCTTCGGCCATTTTTTTTATACCTCATTTACTTTCACCGGTTTTTACAAAACAGGATAATTAAGATAATCCCCGGCCTCTTTGGATTCAAAGAAATCAGGCTACACATAATAACACAGAGAGCTATCATCTCAAATCTCAAAATAAGCCCCCACCCATTAACAGCCCTTGACTCGCCTCAAATATTTGTTGCCAAAACCTTACAGGCTGCCCGGGCTGCCTGTAAGGTTTGACAATAGACATATTGCTCGCTAAGCTATCAATATGAGACCTTAATAAAAGTTGTTCCTCTATTTTTACATTTGATTTTATCAATAATCAAATAGGGAGACAAAATACCACGCTATCCTTTTGACGCAGGTGTATATGAATAATGCAAATTTTAAAAAATATGAAGATGACTTTATTCACGCTCTCCTAAGCATAAACAAGGCAAGGGCAGAGGAGATTTTAAGTGAACTGGTCAAAGAAGAATGTTTAATAACTATTGGGGACAAATTTCTTGCCCCGGCCCTGGAAAGGATCGGAAAAGACTGGGAAAAGGGGATTACTTCTCTGGCGCAGGTATACCTTAGCGGCCACATGTGCAATACTATTCTCGATAAAATGCTGCTCTCCAAAGAATCTTTTCAAAAGAAACAACCTCCTATGGCTATAGCAACACTGAGTGATTTTCATACGCTTGGCAAGCGAATAGTCTTCTATTCCCTGAAAGTTTCCGGTTATAAAGTAGATGACTTTGGACACGGCCTCCTCATTCATGACCTCGTCAATAAGTGTCAGGAGAATAAAACAGAAATCCTTCTTGTTTCTACTCTTATGTTACCGTCGGCCTTACTCGTCAAACATCTGATAGAGGCCTTAAAGGATGGGGACCTTCATGTAAAAGTTATCGTCGGCGGCGCGCCTTTCTACTTTGACAGAGAACTCTGGAAAGAAGTAGGCGCAGATGCAATGGGTTATAACGCTTCCGATGCGCTGGGAATAGTCAAACGCCTGTCAGGAGAACTCAAATGAATGAAAAAGCATTTACACCCATGAGTCGTCTTTTGACGGCGCTTTCATTCCGGGAGCCTGATCGTGTCCCCTTTTTCCTGCTGCTGACCATGCATGGCGCAATCGAGTTGGGCATACCGATTAAGGACTACTTTTCAAAAGCAGCCAATGTTATCGAAGGCCAGCTCCGCATGAGAAAAAAGTACCGCCATGATTGCTTCTACACCTTTTTTTATGCGCCCATTGAAGTAGAGGCCATGGGTGGCGAGGTCTTTTACCGCGAGGACGGGCCTCCAAATTCAGGAAAACCGCTCATAAATAAATGGGAGGAAATTGAAAAGCTCTCTCCACCGCCGGTAGCAGACGCGCCCTGTTTACAGAAAGTCATTGAGGCAACAAAAGGACTGAAAAAAGAAGTGGGCAATGACGTGCCTATTATCGGCGTTGTTATGTCTCCTTTTTCCCTGCCTGTTATGCAGATGGGTTTTGAAAAGTATATACACTTTCTTTATGAACAACCCCGCCTGTTTGAACAATTAATGACGATTAATGAAAATTTCTGTACAGAATGGGCAAATGCCCAACTGGAGGCAGGGGCTACGGCAATCTGCTATTTCGACCCTGTATCTTCAATAACGATTATTCCCAAAGAAAAATACCTGGAAACGGGATTTAAGGTTGCCAAACGAACCATTGCCCGAATCAATGGACCTACGGCAACCCATATGGCATCGGGGCTGTGCCTGCCCATTGTGGATGAACTGATAGAAAGCGGCACCAATGTGATTGGAGTGAGCGCGCTTGAAAACCTGGAATCTCTCAAAAAAAACTGCCGGAAAAAGCTGGCCATCCTTGGCAACCTGAACGGTATCGAAATGCGCCGATGGACTGAAGAAGAGACAGAAAGAATCGTTAAGGAAACCATCAAAAAAGGCGCTCCCGGAGGAGGACTTATCCTTTCCGACAATCATGGAGAAATTCCCTGGCAGATACCGGAAGAGGTCCTGCTGGCAATTTCAAATGCCGTCCATAAATGGGGCAAATACCCCATATCCATCTGAAAGGCAAAAAAATATATTTTTTTGCAGCAGAATATATCACACCCAAAACATCCTGTTCCCGCATACAACGGTTCTCTCGTTTCTTTCAAAGACCTTTCTCTTTTAAACAATTCAGACCTGCCGGCCGGCGAGTATAACATTACTTTTGCCATCGATAATAATGGGGATAGTGTTCTCGATAAAACCTTCAGTCAGGAAATCACGATAAAGGTAAAAAATGATGAAGACTGCCGCCGCTGTCATGAAAGTGTCGATCGTCCAGACCCTACGGATATTCCTTCAAGGCATCATGCGCTGATAAATAGCGGCGGTTTAGGTTGTCTCGATTGTCACAACATTATAACAAATGACGATGGTTCAAGTACTCTTAACATAATAAGAACCTGCTCGGTCTGCCATAATCAGCCGGAACAAATGCGCGTTACCTATCAAAGACCCATACCTGATGAGTCCCTTACCCAGAGGCATCATCAGCGGGCAAGCAATGAAGGGTGGGATTGCGTTTTCTGCCACACATCAGGCCAATAGTAATTGTCTCATAATTTTTATCAATATGACAGAGGGGGATGGTTTGGTCCATCCCCCTCTTTTTTTGAAATCCCTTCTGCCTGCCCCTTTTTATTTTTTCAGGGCCTTAAGCCGCTCTTTCGCCTTCTGTGAATTTTCACTTTTGGGGTAATCCCTTATCGGCATCAAAGTCAAAAACATTTCTCTCCCTGCATACCACTTATTAAGTATTAAATCTACTGCGAAAACGCCCTTTTGGCCGGCATTATCCGGTTAGGAAATTGCACCGCTGTTCCTCCCCCTTCAAGGGGGAGGTCAGAAGGGGGATGGGGTTCTTACATTTCTGCAAAATCCTACCCGGACACTACTGCATTTTTCTCGCTACAATTTACTAAGTCCGACAGACTCCTGGAAAGGGCCCTTTCCAGGTTTAAATAACAGCCTGAGTTGACAATCATTTCACTGTCAGATAGTCTTTCCATATCAACACTTTCTTAATTCCAAGAATCACACCCTGCCGCAAGCAGCAGGATATGAGCGCGGAGACGACACATCCACTTTATCCCCGTCCATGGAGAGTGCAACCGCCAGGGATTCAAAACCTGTGAACAGACAAGGGATCGATTACAAAAAATACGAAGATAACTTTATTCATGCCCTGCTCTCTATGAACAAATCCAGGGCAGAGCAGATTCTAAGAGAGCTGGCTAAGAAAGAGAAGCTCCTCTATATTTGCGACAATTTCATAACCCCGGCATTTGAACGAATAGGGAAAAACTGGGAATGTGGGATTACACCTCTATCCCAGCTATATATTGGCAGCCATATCTGTAATGCTATTCTTGATAATATGCTCGTCAACGAAACACTTCCTAAAAAAAAACAACCCAACCTGGCCATTGCCACGCTGGGTGATTTTCACACACTCGGTAAAAAAATAGTCATTTACGCCCTCAAAACAGCCGGTTACAAAGTCATCGATTTCGGCTATGGGCTCCTCATCCATGATATTGTGGAAAAGTGCAAACAAAAGGAGACGGAGATTCTTCTCATTTCAAGCCTCATGGATTCCTCGGCTCTGTTAACAAAACAGCTCATAGAGGCCCTGGAAGATGAAGGTCTTCACATAAAAGTCGTTGCAGGTGGGGCGCCCTTTTGTAAGGACAAGAACCTCTGGAAAGAAGTCGGCGCTCATGCCATGGGCCACAATGCTTCAGACGCCCTGGGGATTATCAAGCGTTTTGAAGAAGAACTCTGCTAACTGAGAATTTCTTGGTTCTTTCCTGATAAAGTTGAAAACCCTATTAACCAACCACAGAGACACGGAGATTGGTGAAAAAGCAAAAGACCCTTTAATACAAATATAATGCCTATTAAAAAGCCTGATATCTGAGGCCCTTGCAAAACTCTTTGTCATCCCCGAAATGTTCAATCGGGGATATGGTTTTCTGTAACAAAACACCCTATTCCCACTTATACCCCAAGGACACTTTGTCACTTTGTTCGGGCGAGCGGGAATGACAGCCTCTTTGTACTTTTGCAAAAACCTCATCTTTCTTTCATATTCCTCTGTGTCTCTGCGCCCCTGTGCTTAAGATGGCTTGTTTCAACTAAAATACGAATGAGCCAATTTCTCTTACATAAAACAGTACTTTCACTTCCTTTTATTACTTTTTAAGGGCTTTAAGCCGCTCTTTCGCCTTCTGCGAATATTCACTTTTCGGGTAATCCCTTATGATCTCCTCATATAAGCTTACCGCATGTTTGTGATTATTCTGAAGCTCCTCAAACTGTGCCGTTTCATAAAGCTCCTTTGCACCGGAACCTGAACAGGCAAAAAGGACCAGCATTAATACTATCGTAATCAGTCTTTTCATAGAATACTCCTTAAGATTTTATTGTCTCTTTCCTTTAGTCTCTTTTGACAGGATTTACGGGGCTATCTTAATCTTAAATATGCAAAGCCGCAATGCTTTTCATCCTGTCGGGTCAGGAACCGGAAAAGGGCTGGATGAATTTCACCTTAATTGAAATATATCCCGCTGTCAGTTGGCCCTTGTTAAGGGATTGCTTTGGGTTGAACAAAAAACCTCCCCCTTGGGCTAAGGGGGATTGAGGGGGTTACTATCATTAATGGTGTTACCGACAAATTCCTCCAATGCATCAAACACCCCTTCTATATTCTGCAAAACATCATTATTCCAAAACCGTATGGTTTTTATCTCCCGTGTTTTCAGATAATCAGTTCGCGCTTCATCATATTCCATGATCTCCTTCTCCGAGTGATGCCCGCCATCCAACTCTATAGCGAGTTTCAACCTGGGGCAGTAAAAATCGAGGATATAGGAACCAACGCTGTATTGACGAAAAAACTTCAATCCTCTAAATTGCTTGTTCCGCAATTTTTGCCAAAGAATTCTTTCCGCTAAACTTTGATTGCGACGAAGCTCTATTCGCCGATCCTTTAGAGCTTGACTGTTATAAGTCTGTTTCATGTGACCTTCTTTATTATTATAGTAACCCCTCCCAACCTCCCCTTAGCCCAAGGGGAGGAGCAAATATGCCCCTTCTTGGCCAAAAAGGTGCAATAATCCCTTTTGCCTTATCAGGAAGCGGAAAAACCTCCCCCTTGGGCTAAGGGGGATTGAGGGGGTTACTATCATTTACATTACTCTTATACCACCCCATTTAACTTAATCAGGCAAAACTATAGCACATTGATAAAAAATGAAAAAACAGGAAATTTGTGACAGATATCGAAACTTTTAAACCCTTCAAGCGATCAAGCCGTTTAAACAGATTAATCGGCTTGAACCCTTCCAGGACATCATCCTAAAGCGTTGTTATTTCCAGGCGATTCTTCCTTCTCTGCCAGTCCGGCATTAGCTCTTCAAGCAGCTTATAGAAACCGGCGCTATGATCATTAAACTGAATATGACAGAGTTCATGGGTAATGACATATTCAATGCAATCCTTCGGCACACGGATTAATGAAAGGTTAAGTGTAAGCCTTCCTTTTTGGGATAAGCTGCCCCACCTTGTCTTCATTTTCCGGATTTGAAGTTGCGGGCAGTCATAACCGTGCTGTTTAAAGCGCCCCATAACCGTCTCATAAATCTGCGGCATCTTTTCCCATGCCTTTTTACGGTACCATGACAAAAGGCAATCCTTTACCCTGTCGGCGCTTATCCGACCTTTTATTGTCACCATCATTTGACGGCGCATAACTTTTACACTGTCCCTCTCACCCGTTATAACCTTTAAACGGTATTGCTTTCCAAGGTAAAGGTGAGTCTCGCCGCTCACGTAGCTGCGCGGCGGAGTTCTTGGCTCGAACTGACTGAAGTGGACTATCTGCTTAACTATCCATCTCACGCGTTTCCTGACGCGCTTTTCAATATGAGACCAATCGGTATCCAAAGGCGCCTTGACAATAACCCGTTTATCGGGATGAACGGCAATCTCCATTGTCTTTCGATTCACAAAGAGCACATTAAAGCCGATTTGCTCCCCGCCATAATGAATCATTCCTTTTTCCATCATGATTGGCGATTCCTGTTTTTTGCCAATTTAAGGGAATCTTCTATAATCGCGTCCATCTCTTCCATTGTCAGGTCAATCCCCGCGCCGTCCCTCACCTCGTCATAAAGATAATCGTCAATTTCATTCATGGTTTGCTTTTGCGCGTCAAAATCGTCAATAAAATTAACCTTCCAGTTACGTTTCACTATATGGCGTATGGCTAAAGCCGTATCGCTTGCAATATTTTCACACCTTTTGGCATCGATGCCCTTGCCATCGAAAAAGGGCTTGATAATACCGAAAAAAGCCATAGCCTCATGGTCATCACCAATAGCCTCAGGCATATCGTCATGCTCCCTGCGGACAACCTTGCCACGAATATCGATTGCCCTGTTCAGGTATTCCAGGTCTGAAATTCTCTTTGCCCTGAAATCATCGATTGCCTGCTGAATGAGCTTTGAAAACTTTGTAAAAAAGGCGGGATCTTCTCCCATATGTTCGGCAATGGCCTTTTTCGTTGCATGAGCGATTGCATCGGCCCGTGCGGCTTTCGTTTTTGTTTCATAAATGCCCTGCTCCTGCTTTACCTTAAGAAAAGTATCTTCGTCGAAGATGTTGACGGGGTCATTGAGTTGATAAACCTCACTGGCAAAAATATGAGTATCAAGAAGCTTTTTCAGCTTCGGTTCATAGTGGCGGCGGTAATCGATGGTTTCTGCATAACGCAGTTTGACGGACGTCCTCATTTTCTGGAAGTGTTTCAAATCATTTTTATACTGTTTCAGCTTTGCATCCGACACAGACATGACAAATTGCTCCGATGAAAGGGCTATCCCCAGGGTAAAGGAATAATCGGAAAGCCTTTCATAAAAATCGTGACGTAGTATTTCATCACCGAGCATAAGCTCATAAGCTTCTTCGTCATGTTCATTCTCGACGCCTCTGAAAATATCCCAGAGGTCGGAGTGCCGCTGGGGCAGTTTTTTCACTTCCTCATCGATACTTCTCAAGGCACCCTTAATGTCTTCTTCATCAAAACCGCTCAGTTCCTTGTATGAGGTTAGCGCATTATCCAGTTCACCCAAAACACCTTCATAATCGACAATATAACCGTAATCCTTGGGCTCGCCCGTCAGTTCATCTTCGTAAAGGCGGTTTACACGGGCAATGGCCTGGAGCAATGTATGGCCCCGAAGGGTACGGCAGAGATAAAGCACCGTATTCCTGGGGGCGTCAAAGCCGGTTAAGAGCTTATCGACGACAATGAGAATTTCCGGCTCCTCTTCATATTTGAACCTTTCCGTAATTTCCTTGTTATAGGCCTCTTCCGAAATGTAGCGCTTCAACATTTTGGTCCAGAATTTCTGAACCTTGTCTTCCGGTTCATCATCCACTTTTTCATCGCCCTCACTTTTACCGGGCGGCGAGATAATCACCTTTGATTTAACATAACCGATATGATCGAGGTATTCCTTGTACTTGAGCGCCGTCACCTTGAGAGGCGCCACCAGCTGCGCCTTTAAGCCCGTTCCCTGCCAGTTGCTGCGGAAATGCTCGCTAATATCAAAGGCCCGCATATAAACCACCTGCTCGGCCTTACTCAGCATATTGGCCCTGGCATACTTCTTTTTCAGGTCCCCTTTTTGCTCCTTTGTCAGCCCCTGCGTATGCCGTTCAAACCAGAGATCGATGGCCTTTTTGTTCTGCTCCATCTCCACATGACGGCCCTCGTACAAAAGGGGGACCACGGCGCCGTCTTTCACGGCCTCATCGATAGGATAGGCGTCAATGAGGCCGCCAAATTTGACGAAATTGTTCTTCTCCTTTTTCATGAGCGGTGTGCCGGTAAAACCGATATAGCAGGCACGGGGAAACATTTGCCGCATCCGCGAATGGAGTCCTTTAAATTGCGTCCGGTGCGCTTCATCGACAAGGATAAAAATCTCTGCCGAATCTTCCACATGCTTTCTCACATTAAGGGCTTTATCGAACTTGTGAACCAGTGTGGTAATAATGGAGGCCTTCTTTTCGCAGACCAGTTCCAGAAGATGACGGCCCGTTTTGGCCCTCTTTTTATCGAGTCCGCAGGAGGCAAAGGTATTGCCCAGTTGCTCGTCGAGATCGACGCGGTCCGTTACCAGCAAGATCCGCGGATTGATGATAGACCTGTCCATAACAAGCGCCCTTGCCAGCCAGACCATGGTCAGCGACTTGCCCGAACCCTGCGTATGCCAGAGAATACCGCCTCTGCGGATACCCGCTTCATCGAATTCCTTGACTCGCTTCATAATCCGTCTGACGGCAAAATACTGCTGGTAGCGGGCAATTTTCTTGTTGCCGCCGTCAAAGAGGGTAAAGTGACAGGCAAGTTCAATCAATCTTTCAGGCCGGCAGAGGCTGTAAATGGCCCTGTCCTGCTTCGTTACCTGCCTGCCGCCTTCCTGCGCAAGACTATGGAAGAACTTCCTTGCCGGGGCAAAGTCACCTGAAAAAAGCGACCCTTTGCTCTCGCGGCTCAGGGGCTGATTAACCATTCGGGCAAGCCTTTCATCAACCTTCTCCCTTTCCTGCCAGTGAGCCCAGTACTTTTCCGCCGTACCTGCCGTGCCATAGGTCGCTTCATTTTTGTTGATGCCCATCACCACCTGGGCATAGGCAAAGAGTTTGGGAATGTTATCTTCCCGCTCGTTGCGGATGGACTGTTTTATGGCCTCTTTCACTTCTATTTCAGGGCTTTTGCACTCCATAACAACGAGAGGAATGCCGTTAACAAAAAGGACAATGTCGGGTCGCCTTTTTTTATCGCTCCGCGTGCGGTCGACAGAAAATTCCGCCGTTACATGAAATTTGTTTTTTGAGGGGTTGGTCCAGTTAATGTAGTAGAGGTTAAAGCTTCTGGCATCGCCTTCAATACTTTGTTCCAGCGAAGTGCCCAGCGTTAGCAGGTCGAATATCTTTTCATTGGTTTTCTGAAGGCCATCGAACTTGACGTTTTTAAGTTTTTGAAGAGCCGTCTGGATGTTTTCTTCACTGAAACGGTACTCACGGCCCTTATGATGAATGCGGTTAATCTCCTTAAGCTGCGCTTCCAGCACCTCTTCAAGGATGACATTTCCCGTACTTCCCTTGCGAAGGGCATAGACCTGCTCTGGCGGCACATATTCATAGCCCAGGTTGATAAGCAGTTGCAGCGCCGGAATCTGGGAGAGGTATTTTTCGTTAAAGCGGAAGCCCCCTGTTGAATAGGTCGTCCTGTCTTCACTCATTTGCTTCGCTTCCTTTCGGCAGAGCGAACACGGTAGAGACGTTCCGTAAAGCCACCCTCCTTTTCAAAATCACTTGCCAGTGTGGCAAGCTGGCGGTCGAGGAGGTAGCAGCAGAGATTCAGGAGGGAAAGTGCAGCGTTAGCAACCAGAACTTCGGAAGGCAAAGACTTGCACGGACCTTCACCGACTGCCAGGGACTTCTCTTTTTCGGCTTTATTGTCCCTGTCTGTCCGTGCATGACCATAACTGTCCCTGCGCTCTCTCCAGAGCGCCCGTTCCTCCTCCACCCAGTTCCGTAGATCATCCAGGGTTTTGCAGCGTCTTGCCTTGAAGCGCATGAGTGCCGGGTGGTCCGGCTCCCACATAGGCATCCCCCGCTGCCTCAAAAAATCCTCATAATCGAGGCGAAGCTCCTCCAGGCTGGCCCGCGCCACGTTGGTCAATTTCAGTTCCGTCTTTTTAGACGTGGCCGACGCCTGGCTTCCTTCGGCAATGTTTTGTACGCCGCTTCGCGCCGCCTGCACCATCTGGTCCCGCGTGCGGCTGAAGCGGTCCACGTAGCGGTCGCAAAAGCGCACCGTCACGTCATAAACGAGTTGGCCCACCTGAAAGCTTTTCAGCTTGCGGTAGCCGCCGTGTTTAGGGATTAGTGGTTCTTTTTCAGACATCTTCCCCCCCTTCAAACATTTACTACGTCCCTGCCCTGTCCGTGCTGTCCGTGCAAGTCTGTGCCCCCTTCACCCGCCACCGGCCGGTGAGAACCTTTTGCATGAGGCCGCGTTTTTGGGTTTTGTAAGCATTGAGCTGTTTTTTAAGCAGGTTGATTTCTTGTTGAGCGGTGTTCAGGGTGTCGGCTATTGTTTTTTGTATATTCAAGTTAGGGAGATTAAGTTTCAACTTCAGTATTTGTTTATCCGACAATTCCTTTTGCCCTGTACCATCCATGATCTGACCAACACGTTTATAATAATCACGTCGGCAAAAATAATAAAAAAGAAAATCTGAAATTAACTTATAACTCTTCAACGATAATGATGTGATTGCATTTGATGCAATGTAACCATCCAGATGAGCAGGAACTATACCGAACCCCCCATTGTGAAAATTCTGGCGTCCGATTAGAAATTCACCAGCTTCACGGGTATAGTATGGGCGGCCGCGCTCCGTTAACTTTGGTTTAATACGAGTGTTTGCTTCAATTCCGAGGCAATGCAGCTTAACAGTTAGAAGTGTTTTGCCTTCAACAGATGACAAGGGTAACTTTTTTAAAATAGTGGCAACGTCCCCTAAT includes:
- a CDS encoding FAD-binding protein, which produces MAKGIKRAEALKIYGQLSGDVSSPEEVDVPELLKKYHPDYVEGTMVPLTIGPNAGEMCHSQLAGILQADAVIEEADLAGAPVYETDVLVIGGGGAGCAAALTAAKEGARVILATKLRLGDSNTVMAEGGIQASIGKDDTPQMHFDDTIKGGHFVADSGLVKSLVTDAPDTIRWLIGQGMQFDEDRFGDLMLRRAGGTSADRIVYYRDYTGLEMMKALREGVLNSGVDVWEYNPVVELLSNESGHCAGAVVLSLNKQNYTIIKAQAVIMATGGIGRVHLNKFPTSNHIGATADGLVLAYRLGAKLRDIDSFQYHPTGMAYPSHMSGSLITEGIRSAGARLLNGKGERFIDELKARDCVTSAILRECAEGRGVFTDDGIQGVWLDTPYLEKKEPGILQKRFPKVLQTGKMCNLDPETEPLMVYPTLHYQNGGAVIDENGQTTVPGLYCVGEVSGGIHGRNRIMGNALLEIICFGRRAGQSASAISHGRGHKKVTIEHLSRLRRELTHAGMSMEKKSPVLFPDYAKRGNGK
- a CDS encoding cobalamin-dependent protein (Presence of a B(12) (cobalamin)-binding domain implies dependence on cobalamin itself, in one of its several forms, or in some unusual lineages, dependence on a cobalamin-like analog.), producing MNNANFKKYEDDFIHALLSINKARAEEILSELVKEECLITIGDKFLAPALERIGKDWEKGITSLAQVYLSGHMCNTILDKMLLSKESFQKKQPPMAIATLSDFHTLGKRIVFYSLKVSGYKVDDFGHGLLIHDLVNKCQENKTEILLVSTLMLPSALLVKHLIEALKDGDLHVKVIVGGAPFYFDRELWKEVGADAMGYNASDALGIVKRLSGELK
- a CDS encoding ferredoxin, with protein sequence MAEGTIEVNINGKDIKLPHAMSAIQAMWHAGYPMVHGVGCLEGVCGACKVLVRRAGGSEITTELGCQTIVEKGMQIIFLVFPTSNHHHYQLEDFQNSWDTQAQFHQVFPEAINCRHCSGCTKSCPKDIDVEKGVELAVAGKFKESGEHFLECVMCGLCLTSCPERITPNHVGLFGRRITAYFHIRPSNLINRLEAMRKGLYPVEYDEKTEDRE
- a CDS encoding SLBB domain-containing protein, encoding MIKLNQVLLHENIRFGADFQRWLEVGGGEALRKALSDPAAVLEMVKEAGLRGLGGSGFPAHIKWKFLVDKKTKGDKYLICNGNEDEPGTFKDRVLIEETPHQLIEGALIAAVTTGINKIVFYINPELDRAHAAMEEALMQWRESNLYDLVNEHTGGRLELRIHRTSGHYIGGEETAAIESVEGKFPFPRGKPPYPAESGVFGCPTLINNMETLCNVSHLVRNGARWFKDLGVGEATGTKIFSLSGDVLKPGVYELPMGTPLEVLIFEYGGGMLLGKELKAVFTGGPSNTILTKEDLDVNLDFESVKERRSALGTGAMIVISEGTGIVKRVAEYVNFFAHSSCGQCPPCKSGTYYISMLLDKIDTGRGRKSDLDALKNLSEILPGGGRCHLLDGAVKVLDSSLYHFMDEYEKSLRD
- a CDS encoding uroporphyrinogen decarboxylase family protein, encoding MNEKAFTPMSRLLTALSFREPDRVPFFLLLTMHGAIELGIPIKDYFSKAANVIEGQLRMRKKYRHDCFYTFFYAPIEVEAMGGEVFYREDGPPNSGKPLINKWEEIEKLSPPPVADAPCLQKVIEATKGLKKEVGNDVPIIGVVMSPFSLPVMQMGFEKYIHFLYEQPRLFEQLMTINENFCTEWANAQLEAGATAICYFDPVSSITIIPKEKYLETGFKVAKRTIARINGPTATHMASGLCLPIVDELIESGTNVIGVSALENLESLKKNCRKKLAILGNLNGIEMRRWTEEETERIVKETIKKGAPGGGLILSDNHGEIPWQIPEEVLLAISNAVHKWGKYPISI